The Calditerrivibrio sp. genomic interval ATACCCCGTAGAACCAACGTAACCTATCACCTCCCCCTGTGAGACACGACTACCAACCCTGAGACCAGGCCTAAACTTTGACATATGCATATAAGTTGTAAAGATATTGTTTTGATGTTTGATTTTTATAAAATTACCTGCACCACCTTGAAAGCCCATCTGGGCTATGACCCCAGAACCAGTAGCGTATATGGGGGTACCTATAGGCGCTGCATAATCAACACCAAAATGGGGTAGATACTTGCCTAAAACAGGATGTAATCTACTGGAAGTATATTTTGAACTTACTCTACCAAACTTTAGAGGTGCCCTTAAAAAACCCTTCTTTAAATGTTTACCATCTGGGGTAAAATAACCTTTTACCTTACCATTATCAAAATAAACTGCCCTTATCAACCTACCCCTATTATAAAAATCTGCAGCTAATATCTTACCATAACCCACAAAAATCCCTTTTGCAAAGCGCTTTTCCACAACAATACTAAAACTATCACCGGGATGTACCTCTTTAAAGAAATCAACCTCCCATTGATAGATATCAGCAAAATTTATTGCTAACTCATCACTTTCACCTATTTCATTTATAGTTTCAAACAAAGACCCATGGATTGTGCCACTTACGACAGTGTTTATTGTATATACAGGATGTTCTGTAAGGCTTATTTCATACCCCTCATTTCTCTTAAAAATTTTGACCTCTTTTGTTATGTCAATAGGTATATGTACAAAATCTTTTCCAAATATTATCTTTTGACCTTCTTTAAGTACAAATCCGGGTATTTTACCCTTTAAATCGTTATAGATCTTTATTACCATATTGTAATCAAACATCTTAGTAAAAATGGTTGCAAACGTATCCCCTGATTTAACTGTTATCTCTTCTGCAAAAAGGTTTATCGTTAATAAAAAGATAAAAGAGAACAGTAACAAAATCTTCCTAAACATTGTTCCTCCATCTTAGATATTTTTTGTAAATAAATATATAGACAATAATCAATACTGCCATCGAAGGGACAACAACTATCATGATCTTATTTATATTTTCCTTTATAAGAGGTAAATTTGTCCCCACCAGATATCCAGTATAACCCAAAATAACAGACCATATACCAGCACCTAATCCTGTAAAGATACAAAACCTCATCAAACTCATTCTTGCCAAACCAGCTGGAAAAGAGATATACTGTCTTATACCAGGCAGGAGCCTCCCCACAAAGGTAGTTATCTCACCGTGGGTTTTAAAAAACTTTTCCACTTTAGCAAACTTTGATTCACCTAAGAAAAAATACTTCCCATACGTCAAAATAAAACTCCGTCCAAATTTCACGGCTATATAATAGTTTACCAATCCCCCCACAATACTACCGAGCGTAGATGACAGCACCACTAACACCATGTTCATCTTCCCTAGATAAACAAGATATCCAGCCGGAGGAACAACTATTTCACTAGGAAAAGGGATAAAACTGCTTTCTATGACCATAAAGAAAAATACTCCAAAATAACCAGTCTTCTCTATCAACGCAATAACGTAGTTAGCGATCGT includes:
- a CDS encoding DedA family protein → MIETIANYVIALIEKTGYFGVFFFMVIESSFIPFPSEIVVPPAGYLVYLGKMNMVLVVLSSTLGSIVGGLVNYYIAVKFGRSFILTYGKYFFLGESKFAKVEKFFKTHGEITTFVGRLLPGIRQYISFPAGLARMSLMRFCIFTGLGAGIWSVILGYTGYLVGTNLPLIKENINKIMIVVVPSMAVLIIVYIFIYKKYLRWRNNV
- a CDS encoding peptidoglycan DD-metalloendopeptidase family protein, yielding MFRKILLLFSFIFLLTINLFAEEITVKSGDTFATIFTKMFDYNMVIKIYNDLKGKIPGFVLKEGQKIIFGKDFVHIPIDITKEVKIFKRNEGYEISLTEHPVYTINTVVSGTIHGSLFETINEIGESDELAINFADIYQWEVDFFKEVHPGDSFSIVVEKRFAKGIFVGYGKILAADFYNRGRLIRAVYFDNGKVKGYFTPDGKHLKKGFLRAPLKFGRVSSKYTSSRLHPVLGKYLPHFGVDYAAPIGTPIYATGSGVIAQMGFQGGAGNFIKIKHQNNIFTTYMHMSKFRPGLRVGSRVSQGEVIGYVGSTGYSTGPHVDYRIQIGSKYVNPLTFVAPPIVLDKKTITELQHSNKTVVALLNTSYMKTAQLKALD